A stretch of DNA from Trichomycterus rosablanca isolate fTriRos1 chromosome 1, fTriRos1.hap1, whole genome shotgun sequence:
GGAGTTACAGCCACTCCCTTAAAACCAACTAACACCCATGTTATTATTAACCCTTTTCATTCCGAACCATTTACACCTACAAGAGGAAGAAAAGAGTCGTTTGATTAAACGGCAATCAGTTGAGGCAACTAAAAGAGTTCTACATAAATGGTGGCCACATAATGGGTACCATAACTGTAGGTGTTTCAGacataatttaaaaattataaattgtCATATAGACTGCATGTCAtatcagtggcgtaactacaggggcggcaggtgcactgggcaagccaaacaggaaatatatagcaaacactgatatatatggaataaaacatatatatgtatgtatgtgtgtgtgtatgtatgtatgtatatatatatatatatatatatatatatatatatgacatttgTTAAGGGGgcccacatttttttttttgcactggggcccatgagctcctagttacgccactgtgtCATATATAGACAAACTAAATTTAAAAAGAGGAACAGTGGTCAAACGTCAAAGGCCACAAAGTTGTATAACCAGCTGAGTCAGTTTAAAGATCGCTACTTTGTGAGCTGCACTTGTTTTAACAAGCACATCTGGAAAAATTTTATCATATGTCCAACATTTGTTTTTTCATGCTTCCACTAGTAAAAACTGGGTGCATGGCAGGAATACCAATGtcaatctatcacagggctaGCCTATATTTGGAGAGATTACCATGGTTAAACCATTAAGGTAAGTAAATTGATTGCATGGTCATTTACCAGCAAATTAGGCAATTTTAGGACATCATGTGCACCCTAGGGTGCAAACACTTTCCTGCTTAGGTTTCCATATTTTGGGATGAAAATGTTGTCATATTTATAACTACTTTACTACTTCATAACTAAAGTAGTTatgaatgttttaataaaatcaggaTGAAGTCAAGTGCCTTTCACCAGACTTAAACATTATCAAACCAAACTGGGTTTTGGATTGTAGACTGTCAAGCTGGTTTGTACCCTTTCATTCTTTAAATAACTGGAATATTTTTATCTGGAAGAATGCTACACACTAAAACAGCgtaaacatgcaaaacttcttAGGTAAGGTCCCAACTCTGTTTTTCAGGTCCCATGTTGCACTGCGGCCAACTCCACTAGCTTTAACTTCATGcctccctatatatatatatatatatatatatatactgtatatatatattagggctgtcaaacgataaaatttttttattgcgattaatctcagaatttcatatagttaatcgcgattaattgcataaaaaaaatctgtgtaaatgttatagaaaacaaggatttttaaattaaatcttacaattaaaatggtgaacacattttatgctaaatgtacttatgttaaaaactgctgggacaagagaaaactgtaagggagttttattcactcacatactaggcagtaatactatccagcagagacccttgacttcgtatatatgtcagattgtagattaaaatttctccatcagcaaacattgtagatcagcggtgctttaggtgggataaggcgtagttattgtaacagacttttctgtggttgtatcgtgacaatggtttgatggacgtttctacacgaagtgagtgtgttttgaccctttggggcttccatagttcatggaatagcatgcttggctaacgactctagctgtctgctattcggtaccgtaacagaaaaagtgttttgctcccgacaacttgtgaatataacgtgtatttatttctttattaagcaagtgcatcactgcgacgctcggttacatttgagaaacgctgtcttaacgagagatgccgtgcatggtcaagtctcaacatgaactacggatgactcgcagggccaaatagaatttgcgttaacggcacaattttttttaatcgcgttaaattgagatcgcgttaatgcgttattatcgcgttaacttcgacagccctaatatatatatatacagtgtatcacaaaagtgagtacacccctcacatttctgcaaatatttcattatatcttttcatgggacaacactatagacatgaaacttggatataacttaagagtagtcagtgtacaacttgtatagcagtgtagatttactgtcttctgaaaataactcaacacacagccattaatgtctaaatggctggcaacataagtgagtacacccaacagtgaacatgtccaaattgtgcccaaagtgtcgatattttgtgtgaccaccattattatccagcactgccttaaccctcctgggcatggaattcaccagagctgcacaggttgctactggaatccttttccactcctccatgatgacatcacggagctggtggatgttagacaccttgaactcctccaccttccacttgaggatgcgccacaggtgctcaattgggtttagtccatcacctttaccttcagcttcctcagcaaggcagttgtcatcttggaggttgtgtttggggtcgttatcctgttggaaaactgccatgaggcccagttttcgaagggaggggatcatgctctgtttcagaatgtcacagtacatgttggaattcatgtttccctcaatgaactgcagctccccagtgccagcaacactcatgcagcccaagaccatgatgctaccaccaccatgcttgactgtaggcaagatacagttgtcttggtacttctcaccagggtgccgccacacatgctggacaccatctgagccaaacaagttaatcttagtctcgtcagaccacagggcattccagtaatccatgttcttggactgcttgtcttcagcaaactgtttgcgggctttcttgtgtgtcagcttccttctgggatgacgaccatgcagaccgagttgatgcagtgtgcggcgtatggtctgagcactgacaggctgacctcccacgccttcaacctctgcagcaatgctggcagcactcatgtgtctattttttaaagccaacctctggatatgatgccgaacacgtggactcaacttctttggtcgaccctggcgaagcctgttccgagtggaacctgtcctggaaaaccgctgtatgaccttggccaccatgctgtagctcagtttcagggtgttagcaatcttcttatagcccaggccatctttgtggagagcaacaattctatttctcacatcctcagagagttctttgccatgaggtgccatgttgaatatccagtggccagtatgagagaattgtacccaaaacaccaaatttaacagccctgctccccatttacacctgggaccttgacacatgacaccagggagggacaacgacacatttgggcacaatttggacatgttcactgtggggtgtactcacttatgttgccagctatttagacattaatggctgtgtgttgagttattttcagaagacagtaaatctacactgctatacaagctgtacactgactactctaagttatatccaagtttcatgtctatagtgttgtcccatgaaaagatataatgaaatatttgcagaaatgtgaggggtgtactcacttttgtgatacactgtatatattataaattgctcatatgtgtgtgtgtgtttgtggttctGTATGAATGTCAGCTGATTGTGGTGGATGATACTCTTTCGTGTTGGTGGTGATTTGTGTTTTCAACGTGACAATGCGATGCAAACAACACTTTTAAAGTCGGGTTACTCAGTTTCAGCTGAGGAGATCTGATCCAGCTCCTGGAAGGTTTGGGACTTTGGGGATCAGTTAAAACTCTCCATGTCCTGTAGAAGAGGCTGAATGCTCAGAAGTGACGTCACAGTAAAGCCAGGATTTGGAATTCGGTTGCTAGGTGACAGATGAAATGGAACGTACGAGGACGGACGCTCAGCGATCGCTCTCCTCTCATCTCTCATCTCTCAGGACGGATTCAACTCAGCAGTGATGTTTTCAAACTTTTCTCTGGATTGTAAGCCAGCTGTTTATGTGGCTGGCATAGCAGCTGCCGTGGTAacctctgttttttttctttacaggtGGCAGCAGCAGCGGAGGAGCAAGAGGCAGCAGGAACGCAAAGTGGACGCTGTCCAAACCGAGGGTCAGTGCACCACCATACACTCCAGCTCTAATAATGATAGTGTCATTTATCAGGTTTAAAGATTAAAGTCGCAGCTATTGTAACACTGGGGAAAGTATGAAATGTATCATCACATTTTGCTCACATTCACTCTGTTTAGTGCTCTTCTTATTGTAATATGTGAAATTTGTAATTGTATGgtaaattgtaaatattattaagaattaagacatccagtcaggttaattgcagCTACTAAGATTgtcttgagtgtgtgtgtgggtgtgtgtgtgtgtgtgtgtgtgtgtgtgtttgcttgccctgtgatggactgatgacctgtctagggtgttttctacatttcacccagtgaatctgacccaccgcTACTCTAATTAGAATAGAAGTGGTGCTAAAACAGACTATGATTAAATGAATGTCACTTAATGACTTTAGACGTCCGGAAGCTACCTGCCCTGGGCTCTGCACCTGTCCCGGCACCTACCTTGGCACCTGCTCCAGCGCCTGCTCCGGCACCTGGCCCAGCACCTAGCTTGGCACCTGCTCCAACGCCTGCCCTGGCACCTGGTCCAGCACCTAGCTTGGCACCTGCTCCAGCGCCTGCTCCGGAACCTGCCTTGGCACCTGCTCCAGTGCCGACCCCGGCACATGGCCCAGCAGTCAGTAATGAGGTATTATTTGGTCACTTAAAAGTCAATTAGAATGAATTATGAGAAATTTTGGTTTAAGTTACACAACTGATTTGGGAGTACTTGTTGCATGCTCTGATATACATACATACTCTAgctgtatacagtatttctcATTTCACAATCAATAACGTTTTTATAGGAGGACAATCGAAATGACTACTTGAGAGGCAACCAGGCCGGACCTCTGATCCCATACTGGGTAGGTTTCATCTTTCTCAAATCACCACTGGCTCTTAATGTTGTCAAACTACTCGCTAAACTCTATAATATTCTCTCTTTCCAGA
This window harbors:
- the LOC134324658 gene encoding uncharacterized protein LOC134324658, giving the protein MFSNFSLDCKPAVYVAGIAAAVVTSVFFLYRWQQQRRSKRQQERKVDAVQTEDVRKLPALGSAPVPAPTLAPAPAPAPAPGPAPSLAPAPTPALAPGPAPSLAPAPAPAPEPALAPAPVPTPAHGPAVSNEEDNRNDYLRGNQAGPLIPYWNSRSKSVRRNQVLTENRFSDWFTDGEKIEVVTYYCRSYCLGPTSVHTWTLLRNLYKPYPGLSTRHLGWIKTTLITKCRGNQIAQLHHHTDIKRVDTFLVPGNILKKVNVEENGVCWSTESDSTEIKEVPVFTPPTTGTFSDLFPRHAH